In Fragaria vesca subsp. vesca linkage group LG5, FraVesHawaii_1.0, whole genome shotgun sequence, the genomic stretch ACTAGTGAAATACTTGGAATCAGTGAGGAGTACATCAAGAAAAGTTGCAGTCTTTCATTGAATTATCAATTCAGTAATGAGCTGTTTCATGTTGACAAGAGCTCATCGGATGCGGTGGTCATCGTGTTCAAAGGAGTATGTACTGTCGAAGAGTGGTTTTCCGGCGACGGAGCTTTTGGAGAAACAAAGATCAACTATAAAGATTGGTCCAAACAAGCCTTTCCTTCTCTGAGAAGTATAGGTAATGAGGATGTTGCAATTGTCAACCAAGCTTTTCTGGAAAGGTTTGAACTTGCAACCAAAGACCCCAACTTTGGTAAAGAGGTAAGCTATTTGTCATGAATCCCATTAAGCACCTATATCATTTCATCAAAGAAAGAACATATTTATTATCTTTGAGCTCATTGCAAATGATTAGACCCCTGATTTGCAGCAGTTGACTTACAAAGAATTGAGGTCAGAATCTTATTTTGTACCCCATTATGTGGTTTTCTCAGGTGGGATCGGCCGTGGAGGGGAAGAAGCTGATTATATTCACAGGGCATTCTTCTGGTGGCGCAATTGCTATGCTTGCTACCATCTGGTTCTTAGAAAAGTATTCGAAAACTGAAAGTACCAAGTGTGTGACTTTTGGAGCTCCGCTGGTTGGCGATTTCATTGTTTCTCATGCTCTTAAGCGAGAGAAGTGGTCTAAGTTCTTCATACATTTTGTCATGAGATATGACATTGTTCCTCGGATTATGCTTGCTCCTCTCTCATCCATTCAGCAAGCATTAGTGCATGTCCTCCATTACTTCACTGCAAAGGGTCATCCTTATCCCCATGATTCAATTGCCACAAATTTGTATACAAATGTAATGAGGAATACCTCAGCTCTTGCAAGCCATGCTGCCTGCAAACTGATGGGCAATACTAATATGCTGCTCGAAACACTAACAAACTTCATCAAACTAAGCCCTTATAGACCTTTCGGGACATACATTTTCTGCACTGGCAATGGGAAGCTCATTCACTTGGACAACCCTGAAGCTGTGCTGCAACTCCTTTTCTACTCTTGTCAGTTAAACCATGAAAACGAAATCGAAGCAACTGCTAGAAAGTGCATAAAGGCGCACTTGGAAGACTATAAAACTGAATTGTTAGACAGGAGCTTGGAAGAAAATCTGGTTTGTGTTACTGAACTGGAGCAGCTGCCCCTAGCATCAGATGGTACTGCCTTGGATGACCTTGGCCTGGTAATTATGTTTCCATTTCGCTTTTTAATTCTTATTGCTGTATGCCTTGAAGACAACATTACTGTAATTGTACATAAATTATGTGTTCCTAACGTGTTGTTCTAATATATTGTCTATGGGATTGCAGAGTACAAGAGGTAGATTGTGCCTTCGCGCCGCAGGAGAGTTGGAGAAGCAAAAACTTAAAAACCAGGACCAGATAAAAACGAAGAGGGCAGAAATGGAAGCGAGTATGAAAGGACTAAGAGAGTACAAAACCTTCAATGCGGAGAGAGCAGGATATTACAATGCCTTCAAGAAACAAGACGAAAAGAGAGACTTCAATGCCAATGTGATGAGGCTGGTGCTGGCAGGTATATGGGATGAGATCATCGAAATGTTGAGGAGGTACGATCTTCCCGACGAATTTGAAGGTGAAAAAAGTTGGATAGACCTAGGAACCGAGTTCCGGCGCCTTGTGGAGCCTCTTGATATCGCCAACTACTACAGACACGCAAAGAACGAAGACACCGGAGCCTATATGATTAAGGGGAGGCCAAGACGCTACAGATACCCGCAGAGTTGGCTTGAAAAGAGAGAAGGTTTGGAGAAAGGTTCCTATGGAGAATCTTGCTTTTTGGCAGATGTGGAGGAGTTGCTCAAAGCTGCTAATAATGGTAAAGTTGACGGGGCAATGGCTGTGAAAGTACAGGTAGCAGTAGCAAAATGGATCAAGGACAGTGTGTTAGATAAGGAGGTGTTCCTGAAGGAATCTACCTTCCTCCAATTGTGGGACAAACTCGGCCCTCTGAAACTCCAGCAGGAATGCATTCGTGCGTTGATGACCGATATTACCAACTTATCAATTTCTTAACTTGGGCAAGAGGCTTGGGGTTTGTTTTATCTATAGTTGATGTTTGATTGTGTAATTTGCTTGTGCTCTCCACTTTTAATTTTCTTTCAGTTTTTGTTGAACCATTAATAAATCCGGGTTCTACTTTCTGCAATGTGTACCTGAACATGTTTTCATAATTTCATACAAACAAAATCAAAAACATGTTCTGCTCCAACAATGTAGATATACACAGATAAATTTCATTTCAAAACCTTTACTATCACAAATCCTCTTACCAGCAAGACAAATTAAATTAACACAATATCGCAGCAAGAATGTGTTTGCTACAATGATCTACAAACAATCCATTCACTACACACAGAATTATACTTTCCTACAACCGAAAGGGTCAGAAAATAGCACCGCTTTCATGGATTGTCACTATACTTGACCTCGTAAACTTCTCCCCCTTTCTGTGGATGCACAAGATTACAAGAACCTATTAAGAAGAAAACATTGGCGACCAACTCCTAGCACCACCATCTTTTCAATTAAAACAGCACGACAGTTCTATAAAATAGACAGACTCCTTAAGGGGAGATCACATTGGTTCATTATGCATTTCCCACTTAGAAAATGGGATATCCTTTCACCAGCACACAAATCAAACTAAAGAGTATTGGATAAGATGTGCATATATAAAAGTAGCAATACCTTAAAGGAAATGAATAGGTTACAAGCCTGCTGATCGGAACAGTTAAAATCATCACATGAACCATATACATACTTCTACTAGATTGACACGATTAATAGTTTACTAACAGCCCCTATATTACTTTAAATCCTAGACAAGCATTTTTTTATACAGATTAAGATCCTTGGTTCTCTATTTTTAGGAGACATGCTACTCTATAAAACTCTATCCATAGTGATCTCTTCTATCTTCTCATGGGGTCATCATAGAATCTCATTCCTGTTTAAACTAAGACACACTATCATAGGAACAGAAAGACTCAACGAAACATAGAAGGACCTCCAAGTGACTTGGTCATTGATCTCAGAGCTCTACAGCCTCAAGTCTTACCCTTGTTTCATTTTACTTCGTATCTTGCACTTTTCATTTCTATATTTCAACTGTATATCCTTTCAAGGTAACTGGTTAAGTGGCAACGGATAACCAGTACTATAAATGCAAAGTTACAGAAGCATAAAAGACCTTCTTCATACCTTAAAGGGAGACTGAGATAGCAAAGCTACATATGAATCAAGCATGTCTCAAAAAGAACAACAGCAAGATGAGCACTCCTGCCCAACTAGAACTCATTAGTTAAAACAAACATTGATACTATTTTGACTCGTGCATAGCCTAGAACATTTCACCTTCATTACTATCCACGTCAACATTCAGATGGCTAAAGCCAATCTGCACAAACCTTATCCCGTTCAAGCTCCAAATGAATATCCTATAACCATAACATAAAAGAACAAAGACCATCTCCATTTGTAGTACAAATGGGGAGGTCCAATACATTAATCTCAGCAGTTAATCGCACATATTGATTGCTAAGCTTTTCGATAAAAAAAAGCTAGATTATAAGAAAGCAGACCTCTGATTTGAAACCAAATCTAAAGATGTTTAACTACGACAGCAATGCAGTTTAGACCGTTACGAACCACTCATTTACAATGATGCCTTCTGCATCATCAGTAACCAAAGTCAATGAACACAAAATAATAAAGCACAACAAATGCAACATAATTATAGATGAAAGACAATGGTAAGCCCATTAACCATAAAAGCAAGAAATTTAGACAAATTCAAAAGTAATACCACATACTGTATGTCTGTTTCATGTATTCAATTTCTATACCGCCTTATCTATTCACATACGAACACTGAGTCCTCTACATCAGCACATAAGAACCAACTCATAATAGAAGCAGGTCAATTCCCGGGCGCTCAAAACCCTACACCCACATCTAAAAAGTGAAACCAAATACTAAGACTGCTAGAACACGAAATCCCACAAAAAGAAATTAGAGACCAGCATGCATATCTCACGAGCAGCTCTTCCTTAAGACCTTGTGATCATGCTACAAGAACGAGGCAAACAGAATGTAAGACTACCTCCATGGACACTTGTCTCCGCCTCAATAGGCTCATTCTCATAGGGCTTCCTGCAGCCAGGACAGCGACCATCCCCCTCAAGAATCCTCTTGTGGCAGAAAAGGCAGAGCCTGAATCCACACAAGCACGGCAAAAAGCTGGTGTCTGTCAAGTCCAAATCTTCATAGCATATAGGACACGAAGAGGGAGGAGACGCCACACTGTTACAGGCCCACGGAACACCACCACCAAATCGTTTCCCGCTATTATTCGGCAAGCTGAGCTGCTTAGCCAAATTGGGCAGACAATGGGGGCGAAAAGCATCATCAGGCCTCCAAGCTTTAGGCATAGCTCTCCCACACTGAGGCTTCGAATTCTCAGTCTGACGAGGAGGAACCGTTTTCACAACCGCCTCACGCTCCCGGGGTGGTTCCTTCGGCTTCTCATCCGCCGCCAACGCATCCGCCACGGCCTCCCAATCATCCAGGCAGCCATCATCCTCATCCTCCTCGGTGATATTACCAGAGCAACAGTCTCCGCTGCTGCTGCTACTGCTGCTGGAGCCGGTGAAAGTCTCCGAATCATGGCCGCCCAGCACACTACTCGTGAAGCTGGACGGACTGTTCGATTCCAAATCACTGTCATGGTGGTGGTGGTGGTGCTGCCGAGGGATCGATCCGACGTTCTCTCCCTCTCTCGGCCCCATTTCCTGCAAGGACCGAGGGCTACTCCGCTCTCTGCGGCCTTGAACGCCGCCGTGCTGCTCCTCCTTGCCGTCCTTATTCTTCACCGCACCTAATCCCCAATCAAATCAATACAAACAAAATTTAGGCACAAAAATTCCGAAAAAATCGACAAAAATATCCGAAATTTTTACATGCAATCCTAGAAAAATCAAGAGATCGAAGCAATACCTGAAGAAAGCCACTGCTCGCGGCGAACGTCCAGCTTGCACTGCTTCAATTTGGCTGACCTCGCCTGAAAAATCCACCAAAACAAGAATTTCTTTTAGCAAAGATCGAATCTTTCCACACAAAAACAATAGAAACCAATCAAGATTTCGGAATCGGAATCTTACCCTCTTCTTCTTGCTCAAATCGCGGGCGCTTTTGCTGTTGATTGGGGCGGAAGGAATGGAGACGTTGGTGATCGAATCGGAAACCATGGCTTCTCAGCGAAATAGGATTCAAAAGAAGCTTCGAGATTTGCCTCGAAAACCCTGTGTGATTTTTTTTATTTTTTGCAGAAGAAGAAAAGCTGGGATTTTTTTTGAGAGAGAAAAGAAGAAGATTAAACGGATAACGGAAACTCGGAAACTCCTCTGCTCCTATTGCCTTTTTCACAGACCCTGAAAATCGAGGCCCCGGGTTAGATTTATATATTGGCTGAGTTACCATAATGCCCCTCGTTTTCACTGGATTTGCGGGATTGTCCTCTTCGTCTGCCTTCGGGTTTTTGGACATGTCCGAGAGGGGGGATGAGTTTTTCATGGAAAGAGGGCTATTTTTGTAATGTGCTGTTAGGGGAGAGATACGACGACGTTTAGAGGGGTGTTTAGTTTTGGTTAAGTCGGTGTCGTTTATTCAACAAATTCGTTGAACGAAAAATTATGACAGGTGCAGATCATTCCTCATGAGGAGCAAATGGAGCATCATTCCTAAATCAAAGAAATGAGATCATAGTACTCTATGATACATAAGACCGTAACGCTTGTTGGTTATGATCACTACTCTATTAACACGTTTTCGCACGTTATATAATGGACCGTTTCTTAAGTTCATATTAAGCGTTATCTTTAAAAAGTGTTTAATTAGGTTGTTTTCATCTTACGATTCTTAACCGTGGAGTGAAATAACACTCCTATATGCGAAAACTAATACAGCAAATGTAAAACGTTGAATTCTCTCCGATAATTTGAGAATTATTATTTTAGATTTCTGTCCATAAGCTAATTGTTGATAAGTTTTTGGATTGTGGAGAATAAATCTAATTAAATGACAAATAAATATGAAATACCCTTTAAGAAAATCTAGTTTATTATTCAATAATCCAATTAGGTAGTAGAGTAAGGCTTAGAATCATGAAAATAATTCATGTAAAAAGACAAGAACATTCTTTCCAGTTATACTTACTTAGTACACAACTACACCAACAAGAACACCATACACGTCTCTAATATCTCTAATATATGCAAATTTGAATCTGTCCTATTGTCATTCTGTGCATAATAAGGATTCTCCAAATAAAACAAACTTCTCTTTTGGATTAAGAATAGTAGTGAGTAGTGACATCACATTACTTAATCTTGGACAATATACTTCTTTTCTGGCTAGAAAACCTTTTTGCTTTCTTCATGTTATTGGGATTGAGACAGAAGCTAATACCAGAAAGTCATTCTCAAACTTTATAGGTTACTAATTAACGTATAGTCCATCATGAGAATGTCATCACAAGCATTTTGGTATTAACACGAACTGGTATGGTAGGTAGAACCGTAAAACTGTGGGAGTGATCAAATATTTTACACCTACATTCAAGGCGGATGTAGGTGTAAGGATAATTACGGCAGTAAACCACAACAACATTTATTGCGGAGTCATGAACTCATTAGTTGTGGCAACAATAATGTCAATAAAACGAGGTGATAATATAACGATAATAACGGAGTTAAAGGCGACTTGCCGATCAAGCAACGACAACTAGCTGGCCAATCGTCGCGCAAGACAACTTGTTGAGCAAGTTAACTTTCCGATCACACCGGAGGTAACTTGTTGCATAAAAAGTAATTTCAACTCGATTAACATTTTCATCTGTTAATAAGTAGTGAAGTAACCATGTAGCACATTTGATCTTAATTCTCGACAGTTCCTGGTCAGCTCCCGCTCCATTATGTATTTAATTGGTGAGACAAAATCCTCAAACAAAATTTCTCATCACCAACAAGAAACAATAATACTCTGGAGTTTGCGAAGACTGTACGTATTAAATTTTCTCATCAGATGATAAATGATTTCAAACATAGTAAGATGAAAATGTCAGGTCATGATATGAGCTTTCGATAGATGTTGGTTTTGTTCGAAAAATGCTGCAAAACTTACGAAAGAGGTATGGTAAAAACCAATTATAATTGCATGTAAAGGGACAGGAACTGGTAATTCACACTCCTAAGTTAAATGGTTAATCTTGACGACGTGTTAATCTTGTTAATTATGATGTACTTTGCTTACAAACTGATCAATATATAAACTCAAGCCTGGCTTGATTAAACTCTTGATCATGGAAATGCAGATCAGTCAACATATTCCATGGATGTCTCAGAGCTCCCTTTGCTTCTGCTTTTCTCAACTAGTACCCCCACGGTTATACCATCTTCCTTGGCATGATCTCCACTACTACCTTCACCACCAACAGAACTAGTATTAGCATTACTACTACCTTCAGCACCAACAGCACTAGTACTAGCATTAGCTGCATTACTACCACTACTACACCCAGCGGCGCTGCCGTCACTACTCTCATCCCTCCTGACAACAGCCAAGTGAAGGTTGTTCTCGCGGTCACGGAATGACCAAACTTGGATCAGATCACCCGGTTCGAGACCGTTTTTCTTGGCAACACCACTCCATTGAGTTATCAACACATACGATTTGACAGTTTCCTTGTATGTCCACTTCTTGAAGCATACCGGTTCCTCTTCCCCCATAGGGTCTATAATTGTGATGTCCATGAACTCTTCTGTATTTTCAAGCCTTCTCACTTCATCCGGTTCCAAGAAATTGCATAAGAGTTGGTTCATAGGCAGTGACAACCGATTTTGCTGCTTCTCTATGTCTGATTTGTACAATCTCTTCTGTAATACCAACTGCGCCTTGTTACTATCCCCTCCCATAGTTTCAATTTTTCTCTTGAAATTTTCAGGCAAGTCTTGATGAATAGTACATGGTGGTGAGTTATATTTCACCCTCTTCTTCTCCCTATGTATCATTAAACCCTTGCCCTTATTCTTGCTCTTCTTGAAATCAAAATCCTTATCTTCGGCATCATTCTCATAACTCCTTTTACGTGGTTCTCTAATTTGTATACCGTAATTTTTTCGAGATTTAAAATCAGAGGAGATCTGCTTCTTGCCGTTGAAGGAAACCATCTTCTTCATCTTAGCCAAATCACCATGATCATTGCCCTTGGAGTTGAACAATTTCTTATCTTCAGGCAAGTCATGATGATGACTACTTGGTGGTAAGTAGAATTTTCTCTTCAAGCCCTTGCCCTTCTCCTCAAGTTTCCTCAAATCCGAAGCCCAATCGTTGTCATCAACGTCGTCGTCATCATCAATTTTTCTTATATATTCAGTAGCAACAGCAAGTTCATTTTTCTCGGAGGGGAAGGTAACCAAGTCTTGATGAATAGTATTTGGTGGTGAGTTATATTTCACCCTCTTCTTCTCCCTATGCATCATCAAACCCTTGCCCTTATTCTTGCTCTTCTTGAAATCAAAATCCTTATCTTCGGCATCATTCTCATAACTCCTACGAGGTTCTCTAATCTGTATACCACAATTTCTGCGAGATTCAAAAACAGGGGAGCTTTGTTTCTTGCAGTTGAAGGAAACCATCTTCTTCTTCTTACCCAAATCACTATGATCATCATCCATAGAGTTGAATAATTCCTCATAAAACACCAA encodes the following:
- the LOC101302940 gene encoding uncharacterized protein LOC101302940 — protein: MVSDSITNVSIPSAPINSKSARDLSKKKRARSAKLKQCKLDVRREQWLSSGAVKNKDGKEEQHGGVQGRRERSSPRSLQEMGPREGENVGSIPRQHHHHHHDSDLESNSPSSFTSSVLGGHDSETFTGSSSSSSSSGDCCSGNITEEDEDDGCLDDWEAVADALAADEKPKEPPREREAVVKTVPPRQTENSKPQCGRAMPKAWRPDDAFRPHCLPNLAKQLSLPNNSGKRFGGGVPWACNSVASPPSSCPICYEDLDLTDTSFLPCLCGFRLCLFCHKRILEGDGRCPGCRKPYENEPIEAETSVHGGSLTFCLPRSCSMITRS
- the LOC101302655 gene encoding uncharacterized protein LOC101302655, which codes for MGSTSEILGISEEYIKKSCSLSLNYQFSNELFHVDKSSSDAVVIVFKGVCTVEEWFSGDGAFGETKINYKDWSKQAFPSLRSIGNEDVAIVNQAFLERFELATKDPNFGKEVGSAVEGKKLIIFTGHSSGGAIAMLATIWFLEKYSKTESTKCVTFGAPLVGDFIVSHALKREKWSKFFIHFVMRYDIVPRIMLAPLSSIQQALVHVLHYFTAKGHPYPHDSIATNLYTNVMRNTSALASHAACKLMGNTNMLLETLTNFIKLSPYRPFGTYIFCTGNGKLIHLDNPEAVLQLLFYSCQLNHENEIEATARKCIKAHLEDYKTELLDRSLEENLVCVTELEQLPLASDGTALDDLGLSTRGRLCLRAAGELEKQKLKNQDQIKTKRAEMEASMKGLREYKTFNAERAGYYNAFKKQDEKRDFNANVMRLVLAGIWDEIIEMLRRYDLPDEFEGEKSWIDLGTEFRRLVEPLDIANYYRHAKNEDTGAYMIKGRPRRYRYPQSWLEKREGLEKGSYGESCFLADVEELLKAANNGKVDGAMAVKVQVAVAKWIKDSVLDKEVFLKESTFLQLWDKLGPLKLQQECIRALMTDITNLSIS